A genomic stretch from Musa acuminata AAA Group cultivar baxijiao unplaced genomic scaffold, Cavendish_Baxijiao_AAA HiC_scaffold_1138, whole genome shotgun sequence includes:
- the LOC103999811 gene encoding actin-depolymerizing factor 4 encodes MSNAASGMAVNDDCKLKFLELKAKRTYRFIIFKIDEKQKQVIVDKLGEPTLAYEDFAASLPTDECRYAIYDFDFVTEENCQKSKIFFIAWSPDIARVRNKMLYASSKDRFKRELDGIQVELQATDPTEMGLDVIRSRAN; translated from the exons CTGGAATGGCGGTGAACGATGACTGCAAGCTAAAGTTCTTGGAGTTGAAGGCCAAGAGAACTTACCGTTTCATCATCTTCAAGATCGATGAGAAGCAGAAGCAGGTTATCGTCGATAAGCTTGGTGAACCCACTTTGGCCTATGAGGACTTCGCTGCCAGCCTTCCTACAGATGAATGCAGATATGCTATATATGACTTTGATTTCGTGACTGAGGAGAACTGCCAGAAAAGCAAGATCTTCTTCATTGCTTG GTCCCCTGACATCGCTAGAGTCAGAAATAAGATGCTTTATGCAAGCTCCAAGGATAGATTCAAGAGAGAACTGGATGGAATCCAGGTGGAGTTGCAAGCGACTGATCCGACTGAGATGGGCCTTGATGTTATCAGAAGCCGCGCCAATTGA